The Mycolicibacterium flavescens genomic interval CCCCATCTCCAAGGCCGCCGCGGTGGTGAATAGCTTGAACGTCGACCCGGCACCGTCGCCCACCAGGGAGAACGGCTGCGGCTGCATGGTCTCACCGGCGTCGAGGTTGAGCCCGTAGGTGCGGCTGCTGGCCATCGCCAGCACGGGATGCGATTCCTTGCCCGGCTTGATCACGCTCATCACGCTGGCCACGCCGTCGAGGTCAGGGGCCGCGAACTGGTTGACCGCCGCCTTCACCGGACCCTGGACGTCGGGGTCGAGGGTGGTCCTGATCAGGTATCCGCCCCTGGCGACCTGTTCCTTGCTGATGCCTGCGCGCGCCAGGTATTCGAGCACGTAGTCGCAGAAGAACGCGCGGTCGCCGGCGGCGATACAGCCGCGCGGCAGTTCCTTGGGCTGCGGCAGGACACCCAGCGGTTCCTCCTTGGCCGCCCGCAACGCCTCAGCCTCCTCGGGGATGTTCTGAATCATGGTGTCCAGCACCAGGTTTCGCCGTGCCAGCGCACCCTCGGGGTTGGTGTAGGGGTTCAGCGTGCTGGTCGACTGGACCATGCCCGCCAGCAGAGCGGCCTGCTGCCAGTTCAACTCCGACGCGTTGACCCCGAAGTACGTCTGCGCGGCGTCCTGCACACCAAAGGCGCCGTTGCCGAACGACACCAGGTTCAGATAGCGGGTCAGGATCTCGGGTTTGGTGAACGTCTTGTCCAGCGTCAGCGCCATCCGGATCTCGCGCAGCTTGCGGGCCGGCGTGGTCTCGATGGCGGCGCGCTTCTCGGCGTCGGTCTGGGCGACGACCAGCAGTTGATAGTTCTTGACGTACTGCTGCTCGATCGTCGAACCGCCGCGCGTGTCCAGATTGCCCGACAGGTAACCGGACAGGCCGGTGAGCGTGCCCTGCCAGTCGACGCCGTTGTGTTCGGCGAACCGTTTGTCCTCGATCGAGACGATCGCCAGCTTCATCGTGTTGGCGATCTGGTCGGTGGGCACCTCGAAGCGGCGCTGATTGTAGAGCCAGGCGATCACGTTGCCCTTGGCGTCGACCATCGTCGACACCTGCGGCACCTCACCCTCGACGAGTTGGGCCGAACCGTTGGCAACCACATCGGAGGCCCGGTTGGACACCAGGCCGAAGCCACCGACGACCGGAAACATCAACGCCGCGGTGATCACGCTGGCCAGCAGAACGCACCAGGCGAGCTTGATCACCGTCACCGTCCGCGGAGGCGGGGTCGGCGGTCCACTCGGCGGACTGTCCGGCATGCCCTACAGACTAACGACGTCGCAAAACGGCAACGTCCCGCGGTCGATCACAGTGCCGAAACGTCCGCTTCGGCGGGCGCGGACGTCAATTTTGCACCCTGACGGCACGGGCGTCCCAAAATAGAGGGTTTTCATGTATTGCGCAGAACGGCTTTGACCATCTAATTTGGTCGGACAGTGCGATACAGGTCACACTGACCCCTCGCAATGTGGCGTAGATCGCATCAGCGTTCTACTACCAGGGAGTGCGCCGCACCGGAGGTGGCCGGAGGCGGTTGGAACGGAGGGAACTCTGGTGTCAGCTACTAAGCCCGCGGCGCGCAGGACCGCGATGACGTCGTCGGCTCACAGTGTCGTCCACGGTGCCGAGGCCGAAGCCCGCATCGCCTGGGTGTCGCAAGCCCGATGCCGCCAGACCGATCCTGATGAGCTGTTCGTCCGGGGGGCCGCACAGCGCAAAGCCGCAGTGATCTGTCGGCACTGTCCGGTGATCCTCGAGTGCGGCGCCGACGCGCTCGACAACCGGGTGGAGTTCGGAGTCTGGGGTGGGATGACCGAGCGGCAGCGCCGCGCTCTGCTCAAGCAGCACCCCGAGGTCGTCTCCTGGGCGGAGTTCTTCAACGCCCAGCGCAAGCATCGCAACGCGGTCTAGGCCGCGCCGGCATCTTTTTCGCTACGCGGCGGTCTCGCCGGTGATCTGATCGGCGATCGCCCGCAGCGCTTCCAGGTCCGAGACGTCGAACGGCAGCGAGGGCACGCCCACGATCGACACGTGCGGGTTGGCTCCGGTGAAGCGCGACAGCAGCCGGATCTCACGCTTGGCGGTCATGGCCCGGTCGGCGTGGATCCGCAACACCGCTGCCGTCACCGACTCCGGATCACTCTTCTCGATCGTCTCGGCGGCTTCCTCGGCCTTCTCGGCGTGCAGATCGCACAGCATCGGGTGGGTGCGGTTGAGGATCAGACCGGCCAGCGGCATGTGCTCCTCGGAAAGCCGGTCGACGAAGAACGATGCCTCGCGAAGGGCGTCCGGTTCGGCCGCCGAGACCACCACGAACTGCGTCCCGCGCCGCTTGAGCAGCTCATAGGTGCGGTCGGCCTTCTCGCGGAAGCCACCGAACGTCGAGTCCAGCGACTGTACGAAAGCCGCTGCGTCCGAGAGCATTTGCGATCCCAGAACCGTGGACAGCGCCTTCATCGCCAGGCCCATCGCCCCCGTGACCAACCGGCCGATGCCCCGTCCGGGCCCCAGCAGCAGCTTCCACAGCCTGCTGTCCATGAAGCCGCCCAACCGCTTTGGCGCGTCGAGAAAGTCCAACGCGTTGCGTGACGGTGGGGTGTCGACGACGACCAGGTCCCACCGGTCCTCGGCCAGGAGCTGGCCGAGCTTCTCCATGGCCATGTACTCCTGAGTGCCCGCCAGTGAGGTGGCCACGGTCTGATAGAACTGGTTGTCCAGGATCTCTTGTGCCCGTTGGGTTCCCGAGTACTGGATGACCATCTCGTCGAACGTTCGGCGCATGTCGAGCATCATCGCGTGCAGTTCGCCCGACACCTCGGGGGCCAGCGGAACCCGCTGCGGAGTGTTGCCGAGCGTCTTGATGCCCAGCGCCTGGGCGAGCCGCTTAGCCGGGTCGATGGTCAGCACCACGACGGTCCTGCCGTACTCCGCCGCGCGCAGCGCCATCGCCGCCGCCGTGGTGGTCTTGCCGACGCCTCCGGCGCCGCAGCACACCACGACGCGGTTCGACGTGTCCTTGAGAATCGAGCCCAAGTCGAGGGCCGGTGGAGTCGTACTCATCAATTCCGACCCTTCTTCGCGCGAGCGTTCATCAGCGCACCCCTTGGCGTTCGAGTTCTTCGGCGAGTTCGTACAGGCTGCCCAGATCGACACCGTCGACGATCTGCGGCAGCTGCAGGCGCGCCACGTCCAACGCGTCGAGTTGCTCCGCGCTTTCGGCGCGCGCCTGGATCCGGGTCGCATGCTGGATCGCCTCGGTCAACAGGCCGGCGAAATCGGAGTCCGACAACGTGATTCCGGCTTCGGCGAGGTCGGCTCGCACGGTGTCGGCGTCGATGTCACCTTCGGCCGCCTTGGTCAACGCATCGGCGGGCAAGTAGGCAGGAATGTCGCGGTTGACGATGACGCTGCCAATGGGCAGGCTGAGCTCCTTGAGCTCGTCGATCGCCTCCAGCGTCTCCTGAATGGGCAGCGCCTCCAGCAACGTGACCAGGTGGATCGCGGTCATGTCGGAGTGCAGCACCTTGACCACGCTTTCGGCCTGGCCGTGCACCGGGCCGCCCTTGGCCAGATCCGACACCGCCTTGGTGACGTCGAGGAAGCGCGCGATGCGACCCGTCGGCGGGGAGTCGACCACAACCGCGTCGTAGACGGGCTGTTTGCCCTTCTCGGCGCGGGTCACGATTTCGCGGATCTTGCCGGTCAGCAGCACATCGCGCAGACCCGGTGCGATCGTGGTCGCGAACTCGACGGCCCCGATCCGGCGCATCGCACGCCCGGCCAGACCCAGGTTGTAGAACATGTCGAGGTATTCAAGGAACGCGGCCTCGGTGTCGATGGCCAGCGCGTTGACCTGACCGCCGCCCTCGGCGGTGGCGATCTTGACCTCCTGGTAGGGCAGCGGCGGCACGTCGAACAGCTGCGCAATGCCTTGGCGCCCTTCGACTTCCACCAACAGCACCTTGCGGCCCCCGGCCGCGAGCGCAAGCGCCAGCGATGCGGCGATCGTGGATTTGCCGGTGCCACCCTTGCCGGTGACGAAGTGCAGTCGAGCCTTGCTCAGCCGAGAGGGCCAGCCGACGGATCTACCGCCATTGGTAGTGGAAGCCACCCGTGCATGCTAGCCAACGCGGTTCCGTGCTCCGCAGATCCGCGGGCGCATAGCGGTCACCGATAAGCTCGGGCGCATGACCGAATCGACCCGTTGGGAATACGCCACCGTCCCGCTGCTGACCCACGCCACCAAGCAGATCCTCGATCAGTGGGGCGAGGACGGCTGGGAGTTGGTGTCTGTGCTGCCGGGGCCCACGGGTGAACAGCACGTCGCTTACCTCAAGCGTCCCAAGTGACACCGTCCGGGCGGCTGGCGGAGCTGGGCATCGAGTTGCCTCCAGTGGTCGCGCCGTTGGCGGCCTACGTGCCTGCAGTGCGCACCGGCAACCTCGTCTACACCGCGGGCCAGCTGCCGATTCGCGACGGCGAACTGGTGCTCACGGGCAAGGTCGGCGGCGGGGTCACCCCCGAGCGGGCCCACGAGCTGGCCCGGGTGTGCGCGCTCAACGCGCTGGCCGCGGTGCATTCGCTGGTCGGCATCGACGCGGTGACCCGCGTGGTCAAGGTGGTCGGGTTCGTCGCCTCCGCGCCGGGATTCCACGGTCAGCCGGGTGTGATCAACGGCGCGTCGGAACTCTTCGGGGAGGTGTTCGGGGAGGTAGGCGCGCATGCTCGCTCCGCAGTTGGGGTGTCCGAGTTGCCGAGGGACGCCCCGGTCGAGGTCGAAGTGATCTTGGAGGTCGCGTGACGCCGGAGCATCCGGCGTACGGACGGCTGCGTCCGGTCACCGACACTGCCTCGGTGCTGCTGTGCGACAACCCCGGCTTGTTGACGCTGGACGGCACCAACACCTGGGTGTTGCGCGGCCCCGGCAGCGACGAGATGGTCGTCGTCGACCCCGGGCCCGACGACGACGAGCACATCGGGCGGATCGCGGAGCTGGGAACGATTCCGTTGGTGCTGATCAGCCACAAACACGAGGACCACACCGGTGCCATCGACAAAATCGTCGACCGCACGGGCGCGGTGGTGCGTTCCGTGGGCAGCGGATTCCTGCGAGGCCTCGGCGGCCCGCTCACCGACGGCGAGGTCATCGAAGCCGCGGGGCTGCTTATCACCGTGATGGCCACCCCGGGCCACACCGTCGACTCGGTGTCGTTCCTGCTCGACGATGCGGTCCTGACGGCCGACACCGTGCTGGGCCGCGGGACGACCGTCATCGACAAGGAGGACGGCAGCCTCGCCGACTACCTGGAGTCACTGCAGCGGCTGCGGGGCCTCGGACCGCGCACCGTGTTGCCCGGGCACGGGCCCGATCTGGAGAACCTCGAAGCCGTGACCGACATGTACCTGGCGCACCGCGAGGAGCGGCTCGAGCAGGTGCGCGCGGCGCTGCGGGTGCTCGGCGACGACGCCACCGTGCGACAGGTCGTCGAGCACGTCTACACCGACGTCGATGAGAAGCTATGGGACGTAGCGGAATGGAGCGTCCAAGCACAGCTCGACTATCTGCGCACCTGAGTGATTTGTGCACATTCTGGAGCGCTCACCGCTCCTCGATGTGCACAATCACTATCGGGCTCGGCGCGCGAGCCGTTCCGAGTCGGAGATCAGAACGCTCTTGCCTTCCAAGCGAATCCACCCGCGATGGGCGAAATCGGCGAGCGCCTTGTTGACGGTCTCCCGCGATGCGCCGACGAGCTGGGCGATCTCCTCCTGAGTGAGGTCATGGGTCACCCGCAGCGCGCCGCCCTCCTGGGTGCCGAACCGCTGCGCCAGCTGAAGCAGCTGCTTGGCCACCCGGCCGGGAACGTCGGTGAAGATCAAGTCGGCGAGGTTGTTGTTGGTGCGGCGCAACCGGCGGGCGAGCACGCGCAACAGCTGCTCGGCGATCTCGGGGCGGTCGGCGATCCACGCCCGCAGCGCGTCGCGGTCCATCGACACCGCGCGAACCTCGGTGATGGTGGTCGCGCTCGACGTCCGCGGACCGGGGTCGAAGATCGAGAGCTCACCGAACATGTCCGACGGGCCCATGATCGTGAGCAGGTTCTCGCGGCCGTCCGGCGAGCGGCGTCCGATCTTGACCTTGCCGGAAATGATGATGTAGAGCCGATCGCCGGGCTCACCCTCGGCGAACACGGTGTGTCCACGGGGGAAGTCGACTGGCTGCAATTGCTTGGTCAGCGCGGTGACGGCGCTGGGTTCGACCCCCTGGAAGATTCCGGCCCGCGCCAGGATCTCGTCCACGTTGCCCCTCTTAAGCTGTTAGGTGAAGCCGACCTCTATCGGTAAGCGAGATAAGTCTAGAGGTACCCGATTTCGTGACCAGCCCACGCTACACACGATCGGCATGTCGGGTCTGCTGAAATTCCGGATTCATCCCGTGCTGGGGATATGGCCGTACCGGCAGATCCGTATCCCGAAAATGCGCCGCTGACCCGCTGGTGAACGCGTGAGCGACGTGCTGGCGATGGCGCAGACCGTCCAGTGCGCGGCTCATTCCGTCCCGCGCCAGCGTGTCGACGTCCAACGGCTCGGCCTGTTCGAAGAAGTGCGCCACATCGGTGGCTGAGACGGTGTCCTGGTGCAGGCCGGCCTCCAGGCGTTGCAGCCCGAGCGTCGCAGCCATCAGCAACCCCGGAATCAGGCCAACGAGCAACCACGACACAAGGCAGAAGTAAACACGCCGAAAGTCTCAGCGGGATCACGAAACGTCACCGGTCCGCAGCAGTTCGGCAGCGCGGTTCGCGGTGGCTTTGAGGTGGCTTTGTCTGGGCGTCTCAGTACCCTGGCATGCGTGACCGTAAGCGAGGCGTCGGCAAAGAACGCGGATAGGCCCAAGCGCGCCCGGAAGCGGGACGGCGAGACGCGGATTGGGCTCGTCCGTCGTGCGCGGCGAATGAATCGCACGCTGGCGCAGGCATTTCCGCACGTGTACTGCGAGCTGGACTTCACCAACCCGCTCGAGCTCACCGTCGCGACGATCCTGTCGGCCCAAAGCACCGACAAGCGGGTCAACCTGACGACACCGGCGCTGTTCAGGAAATATCGCACCGCCCTGGACTACGCGCAGGCCGACCGCACCGAGCTCGAAGAGCTCATCCGGCCCACCGGGTTCTATCGCAACAAGGCCAATTCGCTCATCCGGCTCGGTCAGGAACTCGTCGAGCGGTTCGACGGCGAGGTACCGGCCACCATGGAGGAGCTGGTCAGCCTGCCGGGGGTCGGCCGCAAGACCGCCAACGTCATCCTCGGCAACGCGTTCGGCGTCCCCGGCATCACGGTCGACACCCATTTCGGCAGGCTCGTGCGCCGCTGGGGGTGGACCACCGAAGAGGATCCGGTCAAGGTCGAGCACGCGGTCGGTGAGCTCATCGAGCGCAGCGAGTGGACCGACCTCAGCCATCGGGTGATCTTTCACGGCCGCCGCGTCTGCCACGCGCGCAAGCCGGCGTGTGGGGTCTGCGTGCTGGCCAACGACTGCCCCTCCTTCGGCATCGGGCCCACCGACCCGCTGATCGCCGCGCCGCTGGTCAAGGGACCCGAAACCGAGCATCTGCTGGCTATGGCCGGCCTGTAATCGACACGTCCCCCGAACGACTGTGAGTACCTCGACCCGTTGGACCGTCGTGGTGCTCGTGGTCCTCGTGGCGCTCGGGTGGGCGCTGTGGTCGCAGTTGGACCGTGACACCGACTCCACGGGGGCGCCGTCGCAACACAGCGCGCGCGACCGCCGTGCCGCCGACACCGCCGAAGCGCTGGCCGGCCCGCGGGCCGAGGCCGACCTGCCGCCGTGCCCCGCGCTGGGAGCCGGAGCGGGACCCGAGGCACTGCGCGGGATCACGCTGGAGTGCGCGGGTGACGGAGCGATGGTCGACGTGGCCAAGGCGCTGGCCGGCCGCGTCGTCGTGCTCAACCTGTGGGCGTACTGGTGTGCGCCGTGCGCGGCCGAACTCCCCGCGATGGCCGAATATCAGCAGCGCATGGGCTCGGCCGTGACCGTGCTGACCGTGCACCAGGACGAGAACGAGACGGCGGCGCTGCTGCGGCTGGCCGAACTCGGCGTGCGACTGCCCACCCTGCAGGACGGCAGGCGGTTGATCGCCGCCGCGCTCCGGGTGCCCAACGTCATGCCCGCAACCGTGGTGTTGCGCGCGGACGGTAGCGTTGCGCAGGTCCTACCGCGCTCTTTCACCAGCGCCGATGAGATCGCCGCAGCGGTGGGGCCGCAGGTCGGCGCGAGGACGGGAGAGCCGGGGTGAGCTGGGTCAGCGAGGGTAGCGGTCTGATGCCCGACGCCGCCCCGGCCTGGCTCAAACCGTTGCTGGACAACGCAGGCGACATCAAGCGGGCCTACCGCAGGCGAGTGCCACCCGAGCTGCTCGCGATGGTCACCAGCGAAGGAAAACCGGCGCAGGCCGACGCGCGGGAGGCGGCGGTGCTGGTGTTGTTCTCCGGACCCGCCGACTCCCCGACCGGCGCCGTGCCCGACGAGGCCGACCTTCTGGTCACAGTGCGCGCGGGCACCCTGCGCCACCACGCAGGTCAGGCCGCGTTTCCCGGAGGCGCCGTCGAACCCGGCGACCACAGCCCGGTGCAGACGGCGCTGCGCGAGGCCAACGAGGAGACCGGGATCGACGGGCAGCGGTTACATCCGCTCACCACGATGGAGCGGTTGTTCATCCCGCCGTCGGGGTTCCACGTCGTACCGGTGTTGGCCTACTCGCCGGACCCGGGCCCCGTGGGTGTCGTCGACGAAGCCGAGACCGCGCACGTCGCCCGAGTTCCGGTGCGCGCGTTCATCAACCCCGAGAACCGAATCATGGTGTACCGCAAGGCCAACACGCGGCGCTATGCGGGTCCGGCGTTCCTGCTCAACGAGATGCTGGTGTGGGGTTTCACCGGCCAGGTGATCTCGGCGATGCTCGATGTCGCGGGATGGGCAAAGCCGTGGAATACCGGCGACGTGCGCGAACTGGAGGACGCAATGGCGCTCGTCGGCCGCGGCGCCGGTTACGGTGATGCACAACCATGACATCGTCGCAGTGGGTGGACCTCATTGTCCTCGGCATCGCCTTCGTGGCGGGCATTTCGGGCTGGCGCTCGGGCGCGCTGGGCTCGATGCTGTCGTTCCTCGGGGTGGTCCTCGGCGCCGTGGCCGGGGTGCTGCTGGCGCCCCACTTGGTCGCCAACATCGACGGGCCGCGCACCAAGCTGTTCGTGACGCTGTTCTTGATCCTGGCGTTGGTCGTCGTGGGCGAGATCGCCGGCGTCGTGCTCGGCCGGGCGGTGCGCAGCGCCATCCGCAACCGCTCGCTGCGGACGGTCGACTCGCTGATCGGGGTGGCAATACAAACCTTGGCGGTCCTGGTGGCCGCGTGGATGCTGACGTACCCGCTGCAGTCGTCGGACCAGCCGAACCTCGCCGCGGCCGTGCGTGGCTCGCAGGTGCTCAAGGAAGTCAACGACCTGGCGCCTGCGTGGCTGCGCGAGGTGCCCAAGCGGCTCTCGGCGTTGCTGGACACCTCCGGCCTGCCCGACGTGCTGCAACCGTTCGGGCGTACCCCGATCGTCGCCGTCGACGCGCCCGACGCCGCGCTGGCCGCCGACCCGGTCGTGGCGTCGGCTCGGCCCAGCGTCGTCAAGATCCGCGGGGTCGCCCCCGGCTGCCAGAAGGTTCTCGAAGGGACCGGTTTCGTCGCCGCCAGCAACCGCGTGATCTCCAACGCGCACGTGGTCGCCGGATCGGAGAGCGTCACCGTCGAGGCCGACGGGCAGACCTACGACGCGTTCGTCGTGTCCTACGACCCGCAGGCCGATATCTCGATCCTCGACGTGCCGGACCTGCCGTCGGCGCCTCTGTCGTTCGCCGACACCCCGGCCACCACCGGTACCGACGCCGTGGTGATGGGGTATCCCGGCGGCGGAAACTTCGTCGCCACGCCGGCGCGTGTCCGCGAGATCATCGAGCTGAGCGGCCCCGACATCTATCGCACCACCACTGTCGAGCGCGAGGTCTACACCATCAGAGGCACTGTGCGCCAAGGTAATTCGGGCGGGCCGATGATCGACCGAGAGGGCCGGGTGCTGGGCGTGGTGTTCGGTGCCGCGGTCGACGACGCCGACACCGGTTTCGTGCTCACCGCCAACGAGGTGTCGCAGCAACTGGCCAAGCTCGGCAACACCGAACGGGTGCCCACCGGCGCCTGCGTCGCCTAGCCGTAGACCTGCCCCACGAAGCGAGACAACTGGTCGTTCACCGTGTCCGGCGCCTCCTCGTGGCTGAAATGTGCTGCGCCGTCGATGGATACGTACCTACCGTGCGGTGCGTAACGCTGCGTCCGGTACACCGGATCGGCGAGTACATACGGGTCGGCAACACCGCGCATGTGCAGCACCGGAACGCTGATCGGTCGCTTCATCTCGCGTATGAAGCGCCTGCCCTCACCGCGTAGCTGGCTGCGCACCGCCCACCGCTGGTACTCGAGGGCCGAGTGCGCGGCGCCGGGGATTTGAATGGCGCGGCGCATGTGCGCGATGGTCTCGGAGAAGTCTTCGGTGGCAAGCCATTTGTCGCCGGCGCGGCTGCGCACCAGGCGTTCGAGTTCGGCACCGTCGTTGCGGGTCAACGCCCGCTCGGGCCACATCGGCACCTGGTACCGCAGCATCCACGGCAGCAGCGCGCGGCCCTGGTCGCGACGGCGCAGCGCAGAAGCGCGCAGCGCCGCCGGATGCGGTGAGCTGACCACTGCGATCGCGCTTACGGCGCGCGGATGCAGCACGGCGGTGGCCCAGCACACCAGGCCGCCGTCGGCATGCCCGACCAGCGTCGCGCTCTTATGGCCCAGCGCGCGCACCAGGCCCGCGGTGTCACCGGCCAGCGTCCAGCCGTCGTAGCCTCGCGGCGGCTTGTCGCTGGCACCGTAACCGCGCAGGTCGACCGCGACCACCCGGGCGCCGGACAAGCCGCGCAGTTGGTGGCGCCAGGACCACCAGAACGACCCGAACCCGTGCAGCAGGATCACCAGCGGCCGCTCGGCGCCCGCAGCGGCGTCACCCTCCGCTTCGACCACATGGAAGCGAATTCCGTTGGCGTGCACCTTCAGATGCCGCCACGGTCCGTCGATGCGGACGACCGACGGGGCGGGTGGGGGCACTTACCAGCCCGACGGGTCGGCCGTCGACGCCGGCTTTCCGTCGCCCGAGGCGATCTCCTTGGTCCTGTCGTGGCCCGGCGTCAGCGCCTCGGGGATCTCCTTGACCGATTCGATCGTCTTCTGCGGGCCGCGGATGCGTCGCACCTTGAGATAACCGAGGAACGCGAAGATGGCGGTGACGACGACCATCAGGCCGAACACGATGAGGTACGCCGCCCACTTGACCAGCCACAGGTCGAGCAGCTCACCGAGGAAGAAGAAGAAAAAGAACGTCGAGTAGAACAGCACGACCAACGCGAGGACGAAGAAGACGCTGCCGGTCAGCCCCTTCTTGACGTCTCGCGTGATCTCGGCCTTGGCCAACTCGACCTCGGCGCGCACCAGCGTGGACACCTGCGCGGTCGCGTCCTTGACGAGGTCACCGATCGACGGGTCGGCCTTGGGCGCGTGCGGGTCGACCAGCGGTATCGACGTGACGGTGGTCGGCGCGCCATTCCTGCGATCGCTCACGACGGTTCCTCCCGCATAGGCCGGATCGCCGGATCCCCCGGCGATGGGACCCACTGCCGGCGCCGCCGGCGATGGTGTCGGTCGCGACTCATGTTGCCATGTGGCGTGCGCTCAAACGATCCCGGCCGACGATAGACTGGCCAGATCAGTGGCAGGGCAGGTCGGGGCGCGTCGATAGGGGAAACGTTCACGTGAAGACCAGCGGCCTCCGGCTGTGCCGTCTCGCCACGACCATCGTCGTCGCAGCAGCGGTACTCCTCTCGATGTCCGCCGCAGTGCACGCTCAGGGACCGGTCTCGTTGGGTGGCGGCTCGGGCCTCGTCGTCAACGGCGAGACACTGTGCACGCTCACCGCGATCGGCAACGACAACCGCGGGCGACTCGTGGGCTTCACCTCCGCGCACTGCGGCGGGCCCGGGGCCAAGGTCAGTGCCGAAGGCGTCGACGCCGCAGGCGTGGTGGGCACGATGGTCGCGGGCAACGACGCCCTGGACTACGCGGTCATCGAGTTCGATCCACAGAAGGTGCGCCCGGTCAACAACGTCGACGGGTTCCAGATCGACGGCCTGGGCCCCGATCCGGTAGCCGGCGACATCGCCTGCAAACTCGGCCGCACGACCGGCTACTCCTGCGGCGTGACGTGGGGGCCGGGCGAGGAGCCGGGCACCATCGTCAACCAGGTGTGTGGTCAGCCCGGCGATTCGGGCGCGCCGGTCACCGTCAACAACCGGCTGGTCGGCATGATCCACGGCGCCTTCTCCGAGGCCCTGCCGACGTGCGTCATCAAGTACATCCCGCTGCACACCCCCGCGGTGACCATGTCGTTCAACACGCAGTTGGCTGACATCACGGCCAAGAACCGGCCGGGGACGGGCTTCGTCCCCGTCGGCGCCGCCGCCTGATCCGCGGGGCGCTCGCCTAGCTTTCGGTCTTGCTGGCGCGGATCGCCTCGAACACGTCCGGATCGACCAGTGTCGACGTGTCGCCGAGTTCACGGCCTTCGGCCACGTCCCGCAGAAGCCGGCGCATGATCTTGCCGCTGCGCGTCTTGGGCAGTTCGGGTACGACGTGAATCTCCCTGGGCCGCGCGATCTTTCCGATCTCCTTGGCCACCTGTGCGGAAAGTTCCTGCACCATGTCGTCGCTGTCGTTGGCGTGCGACTCGAGGATGACGAATGCGCAGATACCCTGGCCGGTGGTCTCGTCGCTGGCGCCGACGACCGCGGCCTCGGCGACATGGGAGTGCCCGACCAACGCCGACTCGACCTCCGCGGTCGAAATGCGGTGTCCCGAAACGTTCATCACGTCATCGATGCGGCCGAGC includes:
- the pdg gene encoding endonuclease III, encoding MNRTLAQAFPHVYCELDFTNPLELTVATILSAQSTDKRVNLTTPALFRKYRTALDYAQADRTELEELIRPTGFYRNKANSLIRLGQELVERFDGEVPATMEELVSLPGVGRKTANVILGNAFGVPGITVDTHFGRLVRRWGWTTEEDPVKVEHAVGELIERSEWTDLSHRVIFHGRRVCHARKPACGVCVLANDCPSFGIGPTDPLIAAPLVKGPETEHLLAMAGL
- the resA_1 gene encoding thiol-disulfide isomerase-like thioredoxin, which gives rise to MVLVVLVALGWALWSQLDRDTDSTGAPSQHSARDRRAADTAEALAGPRAEADLPPCPALGAGAGPEALRGITLECAGDGAMVDVAKALAGRVVVLNLWAYWCAPCAAELPAMAEYQQRMGSAVTVLTVHQDENETAALLRLAELGVRLPTLQDGRRLIAAALRVPNVMPATVVLRADGSVAQVLPRSFTSADEIAAAVGPQVGARTGEPG
- a CDS encoding ADP-ribose pyrophosphatase translates to MSWVSEGSGLMPDAAPAWLKPLLDNAGDIKRAYRRRVPPELLAMVTSEGKPAQADAREAAVLVLFSGPADSPTGAVPDEADLLVTVRAGTLRHHAGQAAFPGGAVEPGDHSPVQTALREANEETGIDGQRLHPLTTMERLFIPPSGFHVVPVLAYSPDPGPVGVVDEAETAHVARVPVRAFINPENRIMVYRKANTRRYAGPAFLLNEMLVWGFTGQVISAMLDVAGWAKPWNTGDVRELEDAMALVGRGAGYGDAQP
- a CDS encoding trypsin-like serine protease with C-terminal PDZ domain; protein product: MTSSQWVDLIVLGIAFVAGISGWRSGALGSMLSFLGVVLGAVAGVLLAPHLVANIDGPRTKLFVTLFLILALVVVGEIAGVVLGRAVRSAIRNRSLRTVDSLIGVAIQTLAVLVAAWMLTYPLQSSDQPNLAAAVRGSQVLKEVNDLAPAWLREVPKRLSALLDTSGLPDVLQPFGRTPIVAVDAPDAALAADPVVASARPSVVKIRGVAPGCQKVLEGTGFVAASNRVISNAHVVAGSESVTVEADGQTYDAFVVSYDPQADISILDVPDLPSAPLSFADTPATTGTDAVVMGYPGGGNFVATPARVREIIELSGPDIYRTTTVEREVYTIRGTVRQGNSGGPMIDREGRVLGVVFGAAVDDADTGFVLTANEVSQQLAKLGNTERVPTGACVA
- a CDS encoding putative hydrolase or acyltransferase of alpha/beta superfamily; the protein is MPPPAPSVVRIDGPWRHLKVHANGIRFHVVEAEGDAAAGAERPLVILLHGFGSFWWSWRHQLRGLSGARVVAVDLRGYGASDKPPRGYDGWTLAGDTAGLVRALGHKSATLVGHADGGLVCWATAVLHPRAVSAIAVVSSPHPAALRASALRRRDQGRALLPWMLRYQVPMWPERALTRNDGAELERLVRSRAGDKWLATEDFSETIAHMRRAIQIPGAAHSALEYQRWAVRSQLRGEGRRFIREMKRPISVPVLHMRGVADPYVLADPVYRTQRYAPHGRYVSIDGAAHFSHEEAPDTVNDQLSRFVGQVYG
- a CDS encoding Protein of uncharacterised function (DUF1469); this translates as MSDRRNGAPTTVTSIPLVDPHAPKADPSIGDLVKDATAQVSTLVRAEVELAKAEITRDVKKGLTGSVFFVLALVVLFYSTFFFFFFLGELLDLWLVKWAAYLIVFGLMVVVTAIFAFLGYLKVRRIRGPQKTIESVKEIPEALTPGHDRTKEIASGDGKPASTADPSGW
- a CDS encoding putative protease, which gives rise to MKTSGLRLCRLATTIVVAAAVLLSMSAAVHAQGPVSLGGGSGLVVNGETLCTLTAIGNDNRGRLVGFTSAHCGGPGAKVSAEGVDAAGVVGTMVAGNDALDYAVIEFDPQKVRPVNNVDGFQIDGLGPDPVAGDIACKLGRTTGYSCGVTWGPGEEPGTIVNQVCGQPGDSGAPVTVNNRLVGMIHGAFSEALPTCVIKYIPLHTPAVTMSFNTQLADITAKNRPGTGFVPVGAAA